The following proteins are encoded in a genomic region of Rhinolophus ferrumequinum isolate MPI-CBG mRhiFer1 chromosome 17, mRhiFer1_v1.p, whole genome shotgun sequence:
- the EOGT gene encoding EGF domain-specific O-linked N-acetylglucosamine transferase: MLMLFVFGALLHDVLLSSQEEASPKADGVPLPGGPLFDYGSLRLPEEHIPCFLHNNRQIATVCKKDSHCPYKKHLENLKCCWGYEQSCKPEFRFGYPVCTYVDMGWTDTLESAQDIFWKQADFGYVGERLEELHILCQPEEPNDSSLVCSRYLQYCRAANLYLDLRNVRRNHDRFKEDFFQTGEIGGHCKLDIRTLMSEGQRKSPLQSWFAELQSYTQLNFRPIEDAKCHIVIEKPTYFMKLDAGVNMYHHFCDFINLYITQHVNNSFSTDVYIVMWDTSSYGYGDLFSDAWKAFTDYDVIHLKTYDSKRVCFKEAIFSLLPRMRYGLFYNTPLISGCQNTGLFRAFSQHVLHRLNITQEGPKDGKIRVTILARSTEYRKILNQNELVNALKTVSTFEVRIVDYKYKELGFLDQLRITHNTDIFIGMHGAGLTHLLFLPDWAAVFELYNCEDGRCYLDLARLRGVHYVTWKRQNKVFPQDKGHHPTLGEHPKFTNYSFDVEEFMYLVLQAADHVSRHPKWPFKKKHDEL; the protein is encoded by the exons ATGTTAATGCTGTTTGTCTTTGGAGCATTGCTTCATGATGTCCTACTGAGCAGCCAAGAAGAGGCTTCTCCCAAGGCAGATGGCGTTCCCCTTCCGGGCGGACCTCTGTTTGACTATGGCAGCCTCCGCTTGCCAGAAGAGCACATCCCCTGCTTTCTGCACAACAATAGGCAGATTGCCACCGTCTGTAAGAAAGACTCACATTGTCCTTATAAA AAACACTTAGAAAATCTAAAGTGCTGCTGGGGTTATGAGCAATCCTGCAAACCAGAATTCAGGTTTGGGTACCCTGTTTGCACCTATGTTGACATGGGATG GACGGATACCCTGGAATCAGCCCAGGACATATTCTGGAAACAAGCTGACTTTGGATACGTTGGAGAGCGGCTGGAGGAACTACATATACTCTGCCAGCCTGAGGAACCG aatgacTCAAGTCTGGTATGTTCCCGTTATCTTCAGTACTGCAGAGCAGCCAATCTCTATCTTGATTTAAGAAACGTCAGGAGAAACCATGACAG GTTTAAGGAAGATTTTTTCCAGACTGGTGAAATTGGAGGACACTGTAAACTTGACATTCGTACATTGATGTCTGAAGGTCAGCGTAAGAGCCCTCTGCAGTCTTg GTTTGCTGAGCTCCAAAGCTATACTCAGCTCAACTTCAGACCTATAGAAGATGCTAAATGTCACATTGTTATTGAAAAACCAACCTACTTCATGAAATTGGATGCAG GTGTTAACATGTACCACCACTTCTGTGACTTTATCAATCTTTACATTACTCAGCATGTTAACAATTCATTCAGTACAGATGTGTACATCGTGATGTGGGACACG aGCTCCTATGGATATGGCGATCTATTCTCCGACGCATGGAAAGCATTTACTGATTATGATGTTATACATTTGAAAACTTATGATTCCAAAAGG GTATGTTTTAAAGAAGCTATTTTTTCACTTCTGCCCCGGATGAGATACGGGCTATTCTATAATACTCCTCTG atatctGGATGTCAGAATACTGGCTTATTCAGGGCATTTTCCCAGCATGTACTACACAGATTGAACATCACACAAGAGGGACCCAAG GATGGAAAAATTCGAGTCACCATTCTCGCGCGGAGCACAGAGTATCGGAAAATACTAAACCAAAACGAG CTTGTAAATGCACTGAAAACAGTATCTACATTTGAAGTCCGGATTGTCGATTACAAGTATAA GGAACTTGGATTTTTAGATCAACTGAGGATCACTCATAACACTGACATATTTATTGGAATGCATGGAGCTGGTCTGACCCACTTACTTTTCCTTCCCGACTGGGCTGCTGTATTTGAACT GTACAACTGTGAAGATGGGCGCTGTTACCTGGACCTGGCCAGGCTAAGAGGCGTACACTACGTCACATGGAAAAGACAGAACAAAGTCTTTCCTCAAGATAAG GGCCACCACCCAACTCTGGGGGAGCATCCGAAATTTACTAACTACTCTTTTGATGTAGAAGAATTTATGTACCTCGTCCTTCAGGCTGCAGACCATGTATCACGACACCCAAAGTGGCCATTTAAGAAAAAACATGATGAGCTGTGA